A region of Streptomyces cinnamoneus DNA encodes the following proteins:
- a CDS encoding aminoglycoside phosphotransferase family protein — protein MANVDDRLEPPERLVRTLGSDLAPGADAHQWLATLPDRVREICARWELTPERVQEPGGRTSMVVLVRLSDGTPAALKLCLPDGTAALEHAALAHWDGRSAVRVLRADTDAGALLLERLHGDVSLRSLAEAKAQLEAAATLQRLWVPPPAGNLPGVAAHTAALAGVLRERRELPWAADARALLDEALEVRDGLADGPAGEPDVLLHGEFHQGNVLAGDRAPWLAIAPRPLVGERAYDLAWLVRDRLDTLLASPGAAAAARRRVAKLAESLEVDRDRLRGWTLFRTAEAGAHELALGAKARGELLLEFAGLL, from the coding sequence ATGGCCAACGTTGACGACCGCCTCGAACCGCCGGAACGGCTGGTTCGGACCCTGGGCTCCGACCTCGCGCCGGGCGCCGACGCGCACCAGTGGCTCGCGACCCTGCCGGACCGCGTGCGGGAGATCTGCGCGCGCTGGGAACTGACGCCCGAACGGGTACAGGAGCCCGGCGGGCGCACCAGCATGGTCGTCCTCGTGCGCCTGTCCGACGGCACGCCCGCCGCGCTCAAGCTCTGCCTGCCCGACGGCACGGCCGCCCTCGAACACGCCGCGCTGGCCCACTGGGACGGCCGCTCGGCGGTGCGCGTGCTGCGCGCGGACACGGACGCCGGGGCGCTGCTCCTGGAGCGGCTGCACGGCGACGTCAGCCTGCGGTCGCTGGCCGAGGCGAAGGCCCAGCTGGAGGCCGCCGCGACGCTGCAGCGGCTGTGGGTGCCGCCGCCGGCCGGGAACCTCCCCGGCGTGGCCGCACACACGGCCGCCCTGGCCGGTGTGCTGCGGGAGCGCCGCGAACTGCCGTGGGCGGCGGACGCGCGTGCGCTGCTGGACGAGGCGCTGGAGGTGCGGGACGGCCTGGCGGACGGCCCGGCCGGGGAGCCGGACGTGCTGCTGCACGGCGAGTTCCACCAGGGCAACGTCCTGGCGGGCGACCGCGCTCCGTGGCTGGCGATCGCACCCCGGCCCCTGGTGGGCGAGCGCGCCTACGACCTGGCGTGGCTGGTGCGCGACCGGCTCGACACGCTGCTGGCGTCGCCGGGCGCCGCGGCCGCGGCGCGGCGCCGGGTGGCGAAGCTGGCGGAGTCGCTGGAGGTCGACCGGGACCGGCTGCGGGGCTGGACGCTCTTCCGCACGGCGGAGGCCGGAGCGCACGAACTCGCCCTGGGCGCGAAGGCCCGGGGCGAACTCCTCCTGGAATTCGCGGGGTTGCTCTAG
- a CDS encoding ferritin-like domain-containing protein, which yields MTATTRTPASRAGRETLAAAQAALAAEHATVYGYGVVGGRVDDARAAEAREAYDAHRARRDAMSRAVRDLGAEPEAAAPAYALPFPVPDQAAAVRLAVELESRLAAVYADLVRAATGGLRGEAAAGLREAAVRAVRWRGGSVAFPGLTERA from the coding sequence ATGACGGCGACCACGCGCACCCCCGCCTCCCGGGCCGGACGCGAGACGCTGGCGGCGGCCCAGGCCGCCCTCGCCGCCGAACACGCCACGGTCTACGGCTACGGCGTGGTGGGCGGGCGCGTCGACGACGCGCGCGCGGCGGAGGCGCGGGAGGCGTACGACGCACACCGCGCGCGCAGGGACGCGATGAGCCGCGCGGTGCGCGACCTGGGCGCCGAACCGGAGGCGGCGGCGCCCGCGTACGCGCTCCCGTTCCCCGTGCCGGACCAGGCGGCGGCGGTGCGCCTCGCGGTCGAACTGGAGAGCCGCCTGGCGGCCGTGTACGCCGACCTCGTCCGGGCCGCCACCGGTGGCCTGCGGGGCGAGGCGGCCGCGGGGCTGCGGGAAGCGGCGGTGCGGGCGGTGCGCTGGCGCGGCGGCAGCGTAGCCTTCCCTGGGCTCACCGAACGGGCCTGA
- the rimP gene encoding ribosome maturation factor RimP, giving the protein MSTTQSERLRELLAPLVSARELDLEEVEVTPAGKRRVLRIVVDSDEGVQLDTCADLSRDVSARLDETDVMGGAPYVLEVTSPGADRPLTQHRHYVRATGRLIKAQLVEGGELVARIVAVDDEGLDLEVPGVKGRKPTARRLAFAEIAKARVEIEFNRKSGRDAEEAVAETDESQEEA; this is encoded by the coding sequence ATGAGCACCACCCAGAGCGAGCGGCTGCGCGAGCTGCTGGCCCCTCTCGTGAGCGCGCGGGAGCTGGACCTGGAAGAGGTCGAGGTGACACCGGCCGGCAAGCGGCGTGTGCTGCGCATCGTCGTGGACTCCGACGAGGGCGTGCAGCTGGACACCTGCGCGGACCTGAGCCGCGACGTCTCCGCCAGGCTCGACGAGACGGACGTGATGGGCGGAGCCCCCTACGTCCTGGAGGTCACGTCGCCCGGCGCCGACCGTCCCCTGACCCAGCACCGTCACTACGTCCGTGCCACCGGCCGGCTGATCAAGGCGCAGCTCGTCGAGGGCGGCGAGCTGGTCGCCCGGATCGTGGCCGTGGACGACGAGGGTCTCGACCTGGAGGTGCCGGGCGTCAAGGGCCGCAAGCCCACGGCCCGCAGGCTGGCCTTCGCCGAGATCGCGAAGGCGCGCGTGGAGATCGAGTTCAACCGCAAGTCCGGTCGGGACGCCGAAGAGGCCGTAGCCGAGACCGACGAGAGCCAAGAGGAGGCGTAG
- the nusA gene encoding transcription termination factor NusA has protein sequence MDIDMSALRGLVREKEISFDLLVEAIESALLIAYHRTEGSRRRARVELDRSSGHVTVWAKEDPQDLAEGEEPREFDDTPSGFGRIAATTAKQVILQRLRDAEDEITFGEFAGREGDVVAGVVQQGKDPKNVLVDIGKLEAILPVQEQVPGEEYKHGTRLRTYVVRVAKGVRGPSVTLSRTHPNLVKKLFAMEVPEIADGSVEIAAIAREAGHRTKIAVRSTRSGLNAKGACIGPMGGRVRAVMAELHGEKIDIVDWSDDPAELVAHALSPARVSKVEVVDLAARSARVTVPDYQLSLAIGKEGQNARLAARLTGWRIDIRPDTEQQQTD, from the coding sequence GTGGACATCGACATGAGTGCCCTGCGGGGTCTGGTGCGAGAGAAGGAGATCTCCTTCGACCTGCTGGTCGAGGCGATCGAGTCGGCCCTCCTCATCGCGTACCACCGCACCGAGGGAAGCCGCCGCCGCGCCCGCGTCGAGCTGGACCGGTCGTCCGGCCACGTGACGGTGTGGGCCAAGGAGGACCCGCAGGACCTCGCCGAGGGCGAGGAGCCCCGCGAGTTCGACGACACCCCGTCCGGTTTCGGCCGGATCGCCGCGACCACCGCCAAGCAGGTCATCCTCCAGCGTCTGCGCGACGCCGAGGACGAGATCACTTTCGGTGAGTTCGCGGGTCGCGAGGGCGACGTCGTCGCGGGCGTCGTGCAGCAGGGCAAGGACCCGAAGAACGTCCTGGTCGACATCGGCAAGCTGGAAGCCATCCTGCCGGTCCAGGAGCAGGTGCCGGGCGAGGAGTACAAGCACGGCACGCGTCTGCGGACGTACGTCGTCCGGGTGGCCAAGGGCGTGCGCGGCCCGTCCGTGACGCTTTCGCGCACCCACCCGAACCTGGTGAAGAAGCTCTTCGCCATGGAGGTCCCGGAGATCGCGGACGGCTCGGTGGAGATCGCCGCCATCGCCCGCGAGGCCGGTCACCGCACCAAGATCGCGGTTCGCTCGACCCGCTCCGGCCTGAACGCCAAGGGGGCCTGCATCGGCCCGATGGGCGGCCGCGTCCGCGCGGTCATGGCCGAGCTGCACGGCGAGAAGATCGACATCGTCGACTGGTCGGACGACCCCGCCGAGCTGGTGGCCCACGCTCTGTCCCCCGCACGGGTGAGCAAGGTCGAGGTCGTGGACCTCGCCGCCCGCTCCGCCCGGGTGACCGTGCCCGACTACCAGCTCTCCCTCGCCATCGGCAAGGAGGGGCAGAACGCCCGGCTCGCGGCCCGGCTCACCGGCTGGCGGATCGACATCCGTCCGGACACCGAGCAGCAGCAGACCGACTGA
- a CDS encoding YlxR family protein, which translates to MSGRTHARACPERTCVGCRERAAKGEVLRTVMIEGACVPDPRGTLPGRGASVHPTLVCLDLAVRRRAFPRAFKVPGPLDTAELRRYLERTER; encoded by the coding sequence GTGTCTGGCCGGACGCATGCCCGCGCATGCCCTGAGCGCACCTGTGTGGGGTGCCGGGAGCGAGCGGCCAAGGGCGAAGTGCTGCGGACCGTGATGATCGAGGGCGCCTGCGTCCCCGATCCACGCGGTACGCTGCCCGGCCGGGGTGCTTCCGTGCACCCGACACTGGTCTGCCTCGATCTGGCGGTACGCCGCCGGGCGTTCCCCCGGGCCTTCAAGGTCCCGGGACCGCTCGACACCGCGGAGCTGCGCCGGTACCTGGAGCGGACCGAGCGGTAA
- the infB gene encoding translation initiation factor IF-2 gives MAKVRVYELAKEFGVESKVVMAKLQELGEFVRSASSTIEAPVVRKLTDALQGPGGNAGKPAAKPAAPRKAAPAKPGAPTPGAQARPAAPAKPAAAPTPKPASAGPAPSPAPRPGPKPGPAAPKPAPAAPAQPEFQAPPSAPAPSAPKPGVTPGPRPGGARPGPAGQRDGGRPERAPRPGGPGERAPRPGGARPAGPRPGNNPFTSGGSTGMARPQAPRPGGAPRPGGQAGPGGPRPQGGPGGAPRPQGQGGARPTPGGMPRPQAPGGAPRPGAPAGNRPNPGMMPQRPAAGPRPGPGGGGRGPGGGGAGRPGGGAGRPGFAGRPAGPGGGGRPGGGGGFAGRPGGGGPGGGGGFGGGRPGFGGRPGGPGARGGTQGAFGRPGGPARRGRKSKRQRRQEYEAMQAPSVGGVMLPRGGGETIRLSRGASLTDFAEKIGANPASLVAVMMNLGEMVTATQSVSDETLQLLGGEMNYTVQIVSPEEEDRELLESFDIEFGENEGGEEMLVARPPVVTVMGHVDHGKTRLLDAIRKTNVVAGEAGGITQHIGAYQVATEVNDEERKITFIDTPGHEAFTAMRARGAKSTDIAILVVAANDGVMPQTIEALNHAKAADVPIVVAVNKIDVEGADPTKVRGQLTEFGLVAEEYGGDTMFVDISAKQGLNIDSLLEAVILTADASLDLRANAEQDAQGIAIEAHLDRGRGAVATVLVQRGTLRVGDTMVAGDAYGRVRAMLDDKGQNVEEAGPSTPVLVLGLTNVPGAGDNFLVVDEDRTARQIAEKRAARERNAAFAKRTRRVSLEDLDKVLKAGLVQDLNIIIKGDASGSVEALESSLLQLDVGEEVDIRILHRGVGAVTESDINLATGSDAIVIGFNVRAEGRATQMAEREGVDVRYYSVIYQAIEEIEAALKGMLKPEYEEVELGTAEIREIFRSSKLGNIAGVLIRSGEVKRNTKARLIRDGKVIAEELNIVGLRRFKDDVTEIREGFEGGINLGNFNDIKIDDVIATYEMREKPRG, from the coding sequence GTGGCTAAGGTCCGGGTATACGAACTCGCCAAGGAGTTCGGAGTCGAGAGCAAGGTCGTCATGGCCAAGCTCCAAGAACTTGGTGAATTCGTCCGTTCGGCGTCCTCGACCATCGAGGCGCCGGTCGTCCGTAAGCTGACCGACGCTTTGCAGGGTCCCGGTGGCAACGCCGGTAAGCCCGCTGCGAAGCCCGCGGCGCCGCGCAAGGCTGCGCCCGCGAAGCCTGGTGCCCCCACTCCGGGCGCCCAGGCCCGTCCCGCCGCCCCGGCCAAGCCGGCCGCGGCCCCCACCCCCAAGCCCGCGAGCGCCGGCCCCGCGCCGTCGCCCGCCCCGCGCCCCGGCCCGAAGCCCGGTCCCGCGGCGCCCAAGCCCGCTCCGGCCGCGCCCGCGCAGCCCGAGTTCCAGGCTCCGCCGTCGGCCCCCGCGCCGTCCGCGCCCAAGCCCGGCGTCACCCCCGGCCCGCGCCCCGGCGGCGCCCGTCCGGGTCCCGCCGGCCAGCGTGACGGCGGCCGTCCCGAGCGCGCCCCGCGCCCGGGTGGTCCCGGTGAGCGTGCCCCGCGTCCCGGTGGCGCCCGTCCGGCCGGTCCCCGTCCGGGCAACAACCCCTTCACCTCCGGTGGCTCCACCGGCATGGCCCGCCCGCAGGCCCCCCGTCCCGGTGGCGCCCCGCGTCCCGGCGGCCAGGCCGGCCCCGGCGGCCCGCGTCCGCAGGGCGGCCCCGGCGGTGCCCCGCGTCCGCAGGGTCAGGGCGGTGCCCGTCCGACCCCCGGCGGCATGCCCCGTCCGCAGGCTCCCGGTGGCGCCCCGCGTCCCGGCGCGCCCGCCGGTAACCGTCCGAACCCGGGCATGATGCCGCAGCGTCCCGCTGCCGGCCCGCGTCCGGGCCCCGGCGGCGGCGGTCGCGGTCCCGGCGGCGGCGGTGCCGGTCGTCCCGGCGGCGGTGCCGGTCGTCCCGGCTTCGCCGGTCGTCCGGCCGGTCCCGGCGGCGGCGGTCGTCCCGGTGGCGGCGGCGGCTTCGCCGGTCGTCCCGGTGGCGGTGGCCCCGGTGGCGGCGGCGGCTTCGGCGGCGGTCGTCCGGGCTTCGGCGGTCGTCCCGGCGGTCCCGGTGCCCGTGGTGGCACGCAGGGTGCCTTCGGCCGTCCCGGCGGTCCGGCCCGTCGTGGCCGCAAGTCCAAGCGTCAGCGGCGCCAGGAGTACGAGGCCATGCAGGCCCCGTCGGTCGGCGGCGTGATGCTGCCCCGCGGCGGCGGCGAGACCATTCGCCTGTCGCGCGGTGCCTCCCTCACCGACTTCGCGGAGAAGATCGGCGCCAACCCGGCGTCGCTCGTCGCCGTGATGATGAACCTCGGCGAGATGGTCACGGCCACGCAGTCCGTCTCGGACGAGACGCTGCAGCTCCTCGGCGGCGAGATGAACTACACCGTTCAGATCGTGAGCCCCGAGGAGGAGGACCGCGAGCTGCTCGAGTCGTTCGACATCGAGTTCGGTGAGAACGAGGGCGGCGAGGAGATGCTCGTCGCGCGTCCGCCGGTCGTGACCGTCATGGGTCACGTCGACCACGGTAAGACGCGACTGCTCGACGCCATCCGCAAGACCAACGTGGTCGCGGGCGAGGCCGGTGGCATCACCCAGCACATCGGTGCCTACCAGGTCGCGACCGAGGTCAACGACGAAGAGCGCAAGATCACCTTCATCGACACCCCGGGTCACGAGGCGTTCACCGCCATGCGTGCCCGTGGTGCGAAGTCGACCGACATCGCGATCCTCGTGGTGGCGGCCAACGACGGTGTCATGCCGCAGACGATCGAGGCCCTGAACCACGCCAAGGCGGCCGACGTGCCGATCGTGGTCGCGGTCAACAAGATCGACGTCGAGGGTGCCGACCCGACCAAGGTGCGCGGTCAGCTCACCGAGTTCGGTCTGGTGGCCGAGGAGTACGGCGGCGACACCATGTTCGTCGACATCTCCGCCAAGCAGGGTCTGAACATCGACAGCCTGCTGGAGGCCGTGATCCTCACCGCGGACGCCTCGCTCGACCTGCGCGCCAACGCGGAGCAGGACGCGCAGGGCATCGCGATCGAGGCCCACCTCGACCGTGGCCGCGGCGCCGTGGCCACCGTGCTCGTCCAGCGCGGTACCCTCCGCGTCGGCGACACGATGGTCGCCGGTGACGCCTACGGCCGTGTCCGCGCGATGCTCGACGACAAGGGCCAGAACGTGGAAGAGGCGGGTCCGTCGACCCCGGTCCTCGTCCTCGGTCTGACCAACGTCCCGGGCGCCGGCGACAACTTCCTCGTCGTCGACGAGGACCGCACGGCTCGCCAGATCGCCGAGAAGCGCGCTGCGCGTGAGCGCAACGCCGCCTTCGCCAAGCGCACCCGCCGGGTGTCCCTCGAGGACCTCGACAAGGTGCTCAAGGCCGGCCTGGTGCAGGACCTCAACATCATCATCAAGGGCGACGCGTCCGGTTCGGTGGAGGCTCTCGAGTCCTCGCTGCTCCAGCTCGACGTCGGTGAAGAGGTCGACATCCGCATCCTGCACCGCGGTGTGGGTGCGGTCACCGAGTCGGACATCAACCTGGCGACCGGCTCCGACGCCATCGTCATCGGCTTCAACGTCCGCGCCGAGGGCCGTGCCACGCAGATGGCCGAGCGCGAGGGCGTCGACGTCCGGTACTACTCGGTCATCTACCAGGCGATCGAGGAGATCGAGGCGGCCCTGAAGGGCATGCTGAAGCCGGAGTACGAAGAGGTCGAGCTCGGTACGGCGGAGATCCGCGAGATCTTCCGCTCGTCCAAGCTGGGCAACATCGCGGGTGTCCTCATCCGCTCCGGCGAGGTCAAGCGCAACACCAAGGCGCGCCTCATCCGCGACGGCAAGGTCATCGCGGAGGAGCTCAACATCGTCGGTCTGCGTCGCTTCAAGGACGACGTCACCGAGATCCGCGAAGGCTTCGAGGGCGGTATCAACCTCGGAAACTTCAACGACATCAAGATCGACGACGTCATCGCGACGTACGAGATGCGCGAGAAGCCGCGCGGCTGA
- a CDS encoding DUF503 domain-containing protein — translation MYVGTLSFDLLLGDVRSLKEKRSVVRPIVAELHRKYAVSVAEVGDQDLYRRATIGVAAVSGDAGHLTDILDRCERLVAARPEVELLSVRRRFHGDDDD, via the coding sequence ATGTATGTAGGGACACTGTCCTTCGACCTGCTCCTCGGCGACGTCCGGTCGCTGAAGGAGAAGCGCTCCGTCGTCCGCCCGATCGTCGCCGAGCTGCACCGCAAGTACGCGGTCAGCGTGGCGGAGGTGGGCGACCAGGACCTCTACCGCCGGGCCACGATCGGTGTGGCGGCGGTCTCCGGGGACGCGGGGCACCTCACGGACATACTGGACCGCTGCGAGCGCCTGGTCGCCGCACGGCCCGAAGTGGAGCTGCTGTCGGTACGGCGGCGGTTCCACGGCGACGACGACGACTGA
- the rbfA gene encoding 30S ribosome-binding factor RbfA, with product MADNARAKRLADLIREVIAQKLQRGIKDPRLGSHVTITDTRVTGDLREATVFYTVYGDDEERASAAAGLESAKGILRSEVGRAAGTKFTPTLTFVADALPDNARTIEDLLDRARASDAQVRQASSGATYAGEADPYRKPGEDDEATGTDKDAAAE from the coding sequence GTGGCCGACAACGCGCGGGCGAAGAGGCTGGCGGACCTCATTCGCGAGGTGATCGCCCAGAAGCTGCAGCGCGGAATCAAGGACCCGCGGCTCGGCTCGCATGTGACCATCACGGACACCCGGGTGACCGGCGACCTGCGGGAGGCCACGGTCTTCTACACGGTCTACGGCGACGACGAGGAGCGTGCCAGCGCGGCCGCGGGCCTGGAGAGCGCCAAGGGCATCCTGCGCTCCGAGGTCGGCCGGGCGGCGGGCACCAAGTTCACGCCGACGCTGACCTTCGTGGCGGACGCCCTGCCGGACAACGCCCGGACCATCGAAGACCTCCTCGACCGGGCGCGCGCCTCGGACGCCCAGGTGCGCCAGGCCTCCTCCGGCGCCACCTACGCCGGCGAGGCCGACCCGTACCGCAAGCCGGGCGAGGACGACGAGGCCACCGGGACCGACAAGGACGCCGCCGCCGAATGA
- the truB gene encoding tRNA pseudouridine(55) synthase TruB: MKEKYSGPDGLIVVDKPAGFTSHDVVAKMRGIARTRRIGHAGTLDPMATGVLVLGIERATKLLGHLALTEKEYVATIRLGQNTVTDDAEGEITSSVDASAVTREAVDAGVAKLTGAIMQVPSKVSAIKIDGKRSYKRAREGEDFEIPARPVTVSAFTVHAVHAAEAADGTPVQDLLVSVVCSSGTYVRALARDLGADTGVGGHLTALRRTRVGPYRIGDARTLDQLQQELTVMPVEEAASAAFHRWDVNEQQARLLGNGVRIKIPAFGSTGPIAVFGPDGRFLALIEDQGGKAKSLLVLA, translated from the coding sequence ATGAAGGAGAAGTACAGCGGCCCGGACGGCCTGATCGTCGTCGACAAGCCGGCCGGTTTCACCTCGCACGACGTCGTCGCCAAGATGCGCGGCATCGCCCGCACCCGGCGCATCGGTCACGCGGGGACGCTCGACCCGATGGCGACCGGTGTGCTCGTCCTCGGCATCGAGCGGGCCACCAAGCTCCTCGGTCACCTCGCGCTGACCGAGAAGGAGTACGTGGCGACCATCCGGCTCGGGCAGAACACGGTGACCGACGACGCCGAGGGGGAGATCACCTCCTCCGTCGACGCCTCGGCGGTCACCCGTGAGGCCGTCGACGCCGGCGTCGCCAAGCTCACCGGCGCCATCATGCAGGTCCCGTCCAAGGTCAGCGCCATCAAGATCGACGGCAAGCGCTCGTACAAGCGGGCACGCGAGGGCGAGGACTTCGAGATCCCCGCCCGCCCGGTGACGGTCTCCGCCTTCACCGTGCACGCCGTGCACGCCGCCGAGGCGGCGGACGGCACGCCGGTGCAGGACCTGCTGGTCTCCGTCGTCTGCTCCTCCGGCACCTACGTCCGGGCGCTGGCCCGGGACCTGGGTGCGGACACGGGCGTCGGCGGCCACCTCACCGCGCTGCGGCGCACCCGCGTCGGCCCGTACCGGATCGGCGACGCCCGCACGCTCGACCAGCTCCAGCAGGAGCTGACCGTCATGCCCGTCGAGGAGGCCGCCTCGGCCGCCTTCCACCGCTGGGACGTGAACGAGCAGCAGGCCCGTCTGCTGGGCAACGGCGTCCGGATCAAGATCCCCGCCTTCGGCTCCACGGGACCGATCGCGGTCTTCGGGCCGGACGGCCGCTTCCTCGCCCTGATCGAGGACCAGGGCGGCAAGGCCAAGAGCCTGCTCGTCCTCGCCTGA